One window of Daphnia carinata strain CSIRO-1 chromosome 7, CSIRO_AGI_Dcar_HiC_V3, whole genome shotgun sequence genomic DNA carries:
- the LOC130704433 gene encoding insulin-like growth factor-binding protein complex acid labile subunit, giving the protein MGSDQSWLFARWIFVVVIVATPKTVETFCPSMCQCDDSLLEASCSGSRLDSVPILLNPSLRSLHLAHNRIASLRQSVSFYGELRRLDLSHNVLHSLGLLHFQPLGQLECLNVSNNLVSSLEMESFAGLASLTVLDLSANRLTRLTDDLFAELPSLVTLILSGNKIQTVASGAFESLRKLHTLRLEDNNLGHVPTAALVPLAAGLRSLHLGKNLIETLEDGAFRHLARLRLLALNDNAIDRVDPLAFDSLVSLDALDLSFNRLDGPIEAFTTVSPLTHLDLSGNMWRQLPANFLSGLPRLQTLNISYMEYLRSVNPAVFHMTRPAITNGSIVTMSTSPKVLPIVNLVMTNNALWNHLPTGLFHGLDAHLVRLDLSGNAFEALELGQQHSDWPQLRYLNVAYNPLECNCSLLWLWNMLHHRNHSPTIVVVNVTCSGPPPFSGLPLSSLEQSDLMCSLALPVSIIILLVMSWIVLTAGLIVLVIYWRRRQNLRRESRLMIIKSNHHHYHHRDHAFQHHNGTSPILGGVDGVKQQQYGVDSNCSPALSGHHHVGATIPHYYHHNHHLQQAQLAATTRDEYTYHCAGTIKRIPVTVV; this is encoded by the coding sequence atgggctCAGATCAGAGTTGGTTATTTGCCCGTTGGATTTTTGTGGTGGTCATAGTAGCGACTCCAAAGACGGTTGAAACTTTTTGCCCATCCATGTGCCAATGCGACGACAGCCTACTAGAGGCCAGCTGTTCTGGTTCGAGACTCGATTCTGTGCCCATCTTGTTGAACCCTTCGTTGCGCTCGTTACACTTGGCCCACAACCGCATCGCTTCTCTGAGACAATCTGTCAGTTTTTACGGCGAATTGCGCCGTTTGGATCTCAGCCACAATGTTCTCCATTCGTTGGGTTTGCTCCATTTCCAGCCGCTTGGCCAGCTCGAATGTCTCAACGTTTCCAATAATTTGGTCTCCTCCTTGGAAATGGAATCGTTTGCCGGGCTCGCATCGCTCACCGTCCTGGACCTCAGCGCCAATCGGCTGACTCGGCTGACGGACGACCTCTTTGCCGAACTACCCTCGCTTGTCACGCTCATCCTCAGTGGCAATAAAATCCAAACGGTGGCCAGCGGAGCGTTCGAATCGCTCCGCAAACTTCACACACTGCGCCTCGAAGACAATAATTTGGGTCATGTCCCTACGGCCGCTCTAGTCCCACTGGCCGCTGGCTTGCGATCGTTGCATCTCGGCAAAAATTTGATTGAGACGTTGGAAGACGGAGCTTTCCGTCATCTTGCCCGTTTACGGCTGTTGGCCCTTAACGACAACGCCATCGACCGCGTCGATCCTTTGGCCTTTGACTCGCTCGTTTCGCTCGATGCGCTGGATCTCAGTTTCAATCGATTAGATGGACCCATTGAGGCTTTTACGACCGTTTCGCCGTTGACCCATCTGGATTTGTCTGGTAATATGTGGCGCCAATTGCCGGCCAACTTCTTGTCCGGCCTGCCGCGTCTCCAGACGCTCAACATTTCTTATATGGAATACTTGCGGTCGGTTAATCCGGCCGTTTTTCACATGACGCGGCCCGCCATCACCAATGGATCTATCGTTACGATGTCGACCTCACCTAAAGTCTTGCCCATCGTCAATCTGGTCATGACCAATAACGCTCTGTGGAATCATCTACCTACGGGCCTTTTCCACGGGCTGGACGCCCATCTCGTCCGTTTGGATTTGAGTGGCAACGCGTTCGAGGCGCTAGAACTGGGCCAGCAGCACTCTGACTGGCCGCAGCTGAGGTATCTCAACGTGGCCTACAACCCGCTGGAATGCAATTGTTCCCTGCTTTGGTTGTGGAACATGCTCCATCATCGCAATCATTCGCCTACTATCGTGGTAGTTAACGTGACGTGTAGTGGTCCACCTCCTTTCAGTGGACTGCCATTGTCCAGCCTGGAACAATCGGACTTGATGTGTTCCCTAGCGCTGCCCGTTTCCATTATTATCCTGTTGGTGATGTCGTGGATCGTTCTAACGGCCGGCCTGATTGTCCTCGTCATCTACTGGCGGAGACGACAAAATCTGAGAAGAGAAAGTCGATTGATGATTATTAAATCGAACCACCATCATTATCATCATCGCGATCATGCGTTCCAGCACCATAATGGCACCAGTCCCATTTTAGGAGGCGTCGACGGTGTTAAACAGCAACAATATGGGGTGGATAGCAATTGTAGTCCAGCATTGTCGGGCCATCATCACGTCGGGGCGACTATACCGCATTATTACCACCACAATCATCATCTTCAACAAGCCCAATTGGCCGCTACGACTAGAGACGAGTACACGTATCATTGCGCTGGAACGATCAAACGCATTCCCGTGACTGTCGTCTAA